The following coding sequences are from one Paenibacillus sp. FSL R5-0912 window:
- a CDS encoding response regulator — protein MWKVLLVEDEVFVRESVREIIAWEELGFIVSGEAGNGAEALEMIRQDAPDLVISDIVMPEMDGVELLRRTREEGFDSRFVMLTCMSDFENVRQAMEYGASNYILKLSMSVNSLRDTLRKINNELVKSQENRKVSAGPSNSAVPLPPLPHEELTSHPEIQKILQYLHAHYDEDITVKSMSQYVMMAENYVSTLFKKKTGQTLIHYLHQIRVDQAIQLLIHSDLPVYEIGNRVGFVNDNYFIKIFKRLTAQTPSQYRHTQRHNTESVSI, from the coding sequence ATGTGGAAAGTTCTGCTGGTTGAGGATGAGGTTTTTGTACGGGAAAGCGTCCGTGAGATCATTGCCTGGGAAGAGCTGGGGTTCATCGTCAGCGGAGAAGCGGGCAATGGTGCAGAAGCGCTGGAGATGATCCGGCAGGATGCTCCCGATCTGGTGATTTCGGATATTGTCATGCCGGAGATGGATGGTGTCGAGCTGCTGCGCAGAACCCGTGAAGAAGGATTCGATTCCCGCTTCGTGATGCTTACCTGCATGAGCGATTTCGAGAATGTACGGCAGGCGATGGAATACGGGGCCTCCAATTATATCCTGAAGCTGTCCATGAGTGTGAATTCACTCCGTGACACACTGCGCAAGATCAATAATGAATTGGTGAAGAGCCAGGAGAACCGCAAGGTAAGTGCCGGCCCGTCCAATTCTGCTGTTCCCCTGCCGCCGTTGCCTCATGAGGAGCTTACCAGCCATCCCGAGATTCAGAAGATCCTCCAGTATCTGCACGCCCATTATGATGAGGATATTACCGTCAAGTCGATGTCCCAGTATGTCATGATGGCCGAGAATTATGTCAGCACCCTGTTCAAAAAGAAAACCGGCCAGACCCTGATCCATTATCTGCATCAGATCAGGGTGGACCAGGCCATCCAGCTCCTGATCCACTCCGATCTGCCGGTATACGAGATTGGCAACCGGGTCGGCTTCGTTAACGATAACTATTTCATCAAAATTTTCAAACGCCTCACTGCGCAGACGCCGAGCCAGTACCGGCATACTCAGCGGCATAATACAGAATCCGTAAGCATATAG
- a CDS encoding PucR family transcriptional regulator, with protein MKLFELREYKSDFLKTIAVYLTLNGNLKESAAFLHIHTNTLKYRLNRIAEITGKSLKETDYRTSIYLEILTEETAQVNGWFQEAWMIFFFHLLTACWLILNCLATSASLYPFR; from the coding sequence TTGAAGTTATTCGAACTCCGCGAGTATAAGAGCGATTTCCTCAAGACCATTGCCGTCTACCTAACGCTGAACGGCAATCTGAAGGAATCGGCCGCCTTTCTGCATATCCATACCAACACATTAAAGTACCGGCTGAACCGGATCGCCGAGATTACAGGCAAGAGCCTGAAGGAAACAGATTACCGCACCTCCATTTATCTCGAAATTCTGACTGAGGAGACCGCGCAGGTGAATGGCTGGTTCCAGGAGGCGTGGATGATCTTCTTTTTCCATTTGCTCACCGCCTGTTGGCTCATATTGAATTGCTTGGCGACCTCCGCTTCGCTGTACCCTTTCAGATAG
- the sigJ gene encoding RNA polymerase sigma factor SigJ, with the protein MQELYAQYKNLLFKLAYQLTGSAADAEDAVQDVFLKVYDVPPERLAEPKAYLCKMVTNRCRDLHKSARRQREEYFGEWLPEPLAGTAGDSMDSVVQDDLLSYAMLVLLERLTPAERAVFVLREALGFEYQEIAGLVDKSEPNCRKLFSRASAKMGLISGEPVQPEAATEEWVNGFLAALKQGNMNQILTMLDPAVELISDGGGKVRAAAEPVITRELVASFLLGPFRRAATIHGEVTIETGRINGQPGLILRSDEGVHTIGLLHIRDNLIRNLYIVRNPDKLHYAGS; encoded by the coding sequence ATGCAGGAGCTGTATGCCCAGTATAAGAACCTATTGTTTAAACTTGCCTACCAGTTAACCGGATCAGCCGCCGATGCCGAGGATGCGGTTCAGGACGTATTCCTGAAGGTGTATGATGTGCCGCCGGAGCGGCTGGCCGAACCGAAAGCCTATCTGTGTAAAATGGTCACGAACCGCTGCCGGGATCTGCACAAATCTGCGCGCAGACAGCGGGAGGAATATTTCGGCGAATGGCTGCCCGAGCCTCTTGCCGGTACAGCCGGGGATTCCATGGACTCCGTAGTTCAGGATGATCTCTTATCCTATGCCATGCTTGTCCTGCTGGAGCGGCTGACCCCTGCGGAGCGGGCCGTGTTTGTGCTGCGTGAGGCGCTGGGCTTTGAATATCAGGAGATTGCCGGACTGGTCGACAAAAGTGAACCGAACTGCCGCAAGCTCTTCAGCCGGGCCAGTGCCAAGATGGGCCTCATCTCCGGGGAGCCTGTCCAGCCGGAGGCGGCTACAGAGGAATGGGTGAACGGGTTCCTGGCCGCCCTGAAGCAGGGCAACATGAACCAGATTCTGACGATGCTTGATCCGGCAGTCGAGCTGATCTCTGACGGCGGAGGCAAAGTACGCGCTGCTGCCGAACCGGTAATCACCCGCGAGCTTGTAGCAAGCTTCCTGCTGGGGCCTTTCCGCAGGGCAGCTACAATTCACGGTGAGGTGACTATTGAAACCGGCCGGATTAACGGACAGCCCGGCCTGATCCTCCGCTCGGACGAGGGTGTTCATACCATAGGACTTTTGCATATCCGGGACAATCTGATCCGGAATTTATACATTGTCCGCAATCCGGATAAGCTGCATTATGCGGGGAGTTAG
- the ald gene encoding alanine dehydrogenase: MIIGVPKEIKNNENRVAITPAGVVSLVADGHKVLVEAGAGAGSGFLNEEYAAAGAELIAEAAAVWAAAEMVMKVKEPLESEYGYFRPALILFTYLHLAPEPALATALKDKGVFAIGYETVVDGRTLPLLTPMSEVAGRMSVQLGAQFLQKNYGGQGILLSGVPGVSRGKVSIIGGGVVGTNAAKMAIGLGAEVTIVDLSADRLRQLDDIFGSQISTLISNPYNIAKAVAEADLLVGAVLIPGAKAPKLVTEEMVKAMKPGSVIVDVAIDQGGIVETIDRVTTHDHPVFEKHGVLHYSVANMPGAVAKTSTIALTNVTVPYALQIANKGVFQAIEDNAGLKSGVNVANGKITCQAVAEALGEEYFTVEKAVEQEFTLI, from the coding sequence ATGATTATTGGTGTACCTAAAGAAATTAAGAATAATGAAAACCGTGTAGCGATTACCCCTGCTGGAGTGGTAAGTCTGGTAGCCGATGGACATAAAGTACTGGTTGAAGCCGGAGCCGGTGCAGGCAGCGGATTCCTGAATGAGGAATATGCCGCAGCCGGAGCAGAACTGATCGCAGAAGCCGCAGCTGTCTGGGCGGCTGCTGAAATGGTAATGAAAGTTAAAGAGCCGCTCGAAAGTGAATATGGTTACTTCCGTCCGGCCCTTATTCTTTTCACCTATCTCCACCTTGCTCCAGAACCAGCCCTGGCAACTGCCCTCAAAGACAAAGGCGTATTCGCCATCGGCTATGAAACAGTAGTAGATGGACGTACACTGCCGCTGCTCACACCCATGAGCGAAGTCGCCGGACGCATGTCTGTACAGCTCGGTGCACAGTTCCTGCAGAAGAATTACGGCGGACAAGGCATTCTGCTCTCCGGTGTTCCCGGTGTAAGCCGCGGCAAGGTTAGTATTATCGGCGGTGGTGTAGTAGGTACTAACGCAGCTAAGATGGCGATCGGCCTTGGCGCAGAGGTTACTATTGTCGACCTGAGCGCGGACAGACTCCGCCAGCTGGATGATATCTTCGGTTCACAGATCAGCACCCTGATTTCGAATCCGTATAATATTGCCAAAGCGGTAGCTGAAGCAGACCTGCTGGTAGGCGCAGTGCTGATTCCGGGCGCTAAAGCTCCTAAGCTGGTTACTGAGGAAATGGTCAAAGCCATGAAGCCGGGCTCCGTCATTGTAGACGTGGCCATTGACCAGGGCGGTATCGTAGAAACGATTGACCGTGTAACTACACATGATCATCCTGTATTCGAGAAACATGGCGTACTGCACTACTCGGTAGCGAATATGCCGGGTGCCGTGGCCAAAACCTCGACCATTGCTTTAACCAACGTTACGGTTCCATATGCGCTGCAAATTGCAAATAAAGGCGTGTTCCAGGCGATCGAAGACAATGCCGGCCTGAAGAGCGGTGTTAACGTAGCCAATGGAAAGATCACCTGCCAAGCCGTGGCAGAAGCTCTTGGGGAAGAGTACTTCACGGTAGAGAAAGCAGTAGAACAAGAGTTCACTCTGATCTAG
- a CDS encoding carbohydrate ABC transporter permease, whose protein sequence is MNKAVVTKSIATLIMLFFSIVMIVPFIWMISTSFKTPAEVFQYPVQWIPSHFNWNHHVKVWTGQGSFVPYYLNSLKVAILSTIGAVSLSALAAYGFARIEFKGRNTMFMVYLSMMMVPPQVLFVPKFIMFDWAGIYNTHWALILPGMFTIFGVFMMRQFFLSVPHEISEAAFIDGAGHFRIFSRIILPMAKPSLATLAIIDFSWHWNDYENALVFLIDHDLFTVPLGLQNFILENNVDYNGMMAAATAGIMPMILVFLLGQKYIIEGVASSAVKG, encoded by the coding sequence ATGAATAAAGCCGTAGTTACCAAAAGCATTGCCACCCTCATCATGCTGTTCTTCAGCATCGTCATGATTGTACCCTTCATCTGGATGATCAGCACTTCATTTAAGACACCAGCAGAGGTCTTTCAATATCCGGTCCAGTGGATTCCAAGCCATTTCAACTGGAACCATCATGTTAAGGTCTGGACCGGTCAGGGCAGCTTCGTGCCTTACTATCTGAATTCCCTTAAGGTGGCTATTCTGAGCACTATAGGTGCCGTTTCCTTATCCGCCTTAGCTGCTTATGGGTTTGCCAGAATTGAGTTCAAAGGGCGGAACACCATGTTCATGGTCTATCTGTCCATGATGATGGTTCCCCCGCAGGTGCTGTTCGTGCCCAAATTCATCATGTTCGACTGGGCCGGCATCTACAACACCCATTGGGCGCTGATCCTGCCGGGAATGTTCACCATCTTCGGCGTGTTCATGATGCGGCAGTTCTTCCTCTCAGTGCCTCATGAAATTTCGGAGGCCGCCTTCATCGACGGCGCAGGGCATTTCCGTATCTTCTCGCGCATTATCCTGCCGATGGCTAAGCCGTCACTGGCCACACTGGCCATCATCGACTTCTCCTGGCACTGGAATGATTATGAGAATGCCCTCGTCTTCCTGATTGACCATGATCTGTTCACCGTCCCGCTCGGGCTGCAGAATTTCATCCTGGAGAACAATGTCGACTACAACGGCATGATGGCCGCTGCAACAGCCGGAATCATGCCCATGATCCTCGTCTTCCTGCTCGGCCAGAAATACATTATTGAAGGTGTAGCCAGCTCAGCGGTCAAGGGCTGA
- a CDS encoding sensor histidine kinase yields the protein MSKLMRILIPQKLKYRLFTAFVCLILLPFGALNMYNYQRIETLVQKKISQQSHYQLEQMYRTLEDQISIAFKTLLFLKQDDTVKSVLLHPGQRNELENKRLMENIFKNLNNSFFLYNPSVYFMILDLTESAYTSYPPKDSLIYSDLKANPGFDRGQMNTSSYHWVPNDTNYVLRDVSTSAYLLSLYAYLEDARNKPYGMARISIDYTYWLRSIHKQSDLEQQYFLITRSGEDISQSVPGSLLSAKVKAGFAGQPGQQYFIDKDSNSLINYIYVESLDWYIVNRIPLSVLFVEIEGLKQQYFITFFVLTSIFLMMTFVIATTITRPLSHLQNKMKAAVQKSLKIRLPEHKFSGEILDLTRTFNTMLDDTHLLIQKLKAEERQKEAVHFQMLLAQTNPHFLLNTLNTIKWIAIREHNEDITNMTLSLGKLLEASLNTDKDLIHLKDEIELVEAYVHIQQVRYAHKFELTCRYDEDVLYALVPKLSLQPLVENAIIHGISRLPGNGLIELIVHREENRLSVEIRDNGVGMEQAGLNKAPRKRPGIGLSNIQERLRLLFREEGTLEVLSTGEGVTVRFTIPLLLSAPYGNGHPA from the coding sequence GTGTCAAAGCTCATGCGAATTCTGATTCCCCAGAAATTGAAATACCGCTTGTTTACCGCCTTTGTATGCCTGATTCTGCTGCCCTTCGGCGCATTGAATATGTATAACTACCAGCGCATTGAGACACTGGTCCAGAAGAAAATCAGCCAGCAAAGCCATTACCAGCTGGAGCAGATGTACCGCACGCTGGAGGATCAGATCAGCATCGCCTTCAAGACGCTGCTGTTCCTGAAGCAGGATGACACCGTCAAGTCCGTGCTGCTCCATCCCGGACAGCGTAATGAGCTGGAGAATAAACGGCTGATGGAGAATATTTTCAAGAACCTGAACAACAGCTTCTTCCTGTACAATCCTTCGGTCTATTTCATGATTCTGGACTTAACTGAAAGCGCATACACCTCTTATCCGCCTAAGGATTCGCTGATCTACTCGGATCTAAAGGCCAATCCCGGGTTCGACCGGGGCCAGATGAATACCAGCTCTTATCACTGGGTACCCAATGATACTAACTACGTGCTGCGCGATGTCTCCACCAGTGCCTATCTTCTATCCTTGTACGCTTATCTGGAGGATGCCCGGAACAAACCTTACGGGATGGCCCGGATCAGCATTGACTATACGTACTGGCTGCGCTCCATTCATAAGCAGTCGGATCTGGAGCAGCAGTATTTCCTGATTACCCGCTCGGGAGAAGATATCTCACAGTCCGTTCCGGGCAGTCTTTTATCTGCGAAGGTTAAGGCGGGATTCGCCGGGCAGCCCGGACAGCAGTATTTTATCGACAAGGATTCGAATTCGCTGATTAATTATATTTATGTCGAATCGCTGGACTGGTATATCGTCAACCGGATTCCGCTGTCTGTGCTGTTCGTGGAGATCGAAGGGCTGAAGCAGCAGTACTTTATTACGTTCTTTGTCCTGACGAGCATCTTCCTGATGATGACCTTCGTGATCGCTACGACCATCACACGCCCGTTGTCCCATTTGCAGAACAAGATGAAGGCGGCCGTGCAGAAGAGTCTCAAGATCCGCCTGCCGGAGCATAAATTCAGCGGGGAGATCCTGGATCTGACCCGGACCTTCAATACCATGCTTGACGATACTCACCTGCTGATCCAGAAGCTGAAGGCCGAGGAGCGCCAGAAGGAGGCTGTCCATTTCCAGATGCTGCTGGCCCAGACGAATCCCCACTTCCTGCTGAACACGCTGAATACAATTAAATGGATTGCCATCCGTGAGCACAATGAGGATATTACGAACATGACCCTGTCGCTCGGCAAGCTGCTGGAGGCCAGTCTGAATACCGATAAGGATCTGATCCATCTGAAGGATGAGATAGAGCTTGTTGAAGCCTATGTTCATATCCAGCAGGTCCGCTACGCCCACAAATTCGAATTAACCTGCCGCTATGACGAGGATGTTCTATATGCGCTGGTTCCCAAGCTCAGCCTCCAGCCGCTGGTCGAGAACGCCATTATTCACGGGATCAGCAGACTGCCCGGCAACGGCCTGATCGAGCTGATCGTACACCGCGAAGAGAACCGGCTGAGTGTAGAGATCAGGGACAACGGCGTAGGCATGGAGCAGGCAGGTTTGAACAAAGCCCCGCGCAAGCGTCCGGGCATCGGGTTGAGTAATATTCAGGAGCGGCTGCGGCTGCTGTTCAGGGAAGAAGGGACGCTGGAGGTTCTCTCCACCGGGGAAGGTGTCACTGTCCGCTTCACTATACCGCTTCTATTGTCTGCACCTTACGGCAACGGACATCCGGCTTAA
- a CDS encoding PucR family transcriptional regulator — MTESEQTFDRFFDSMESLADTISESLQSQVTIEDSNHHVIGYSSHQFESDPARISTIIGKRVPNTVIIGLRKKGVMHDLENTSHPIRIPAVMEVGLGPRLAMCIKHQQEILGYIWVVDRGNLTEGHAERIVEKAAGIAGRYLLKQRGWKMKQEKTFEDFFWKLLTSHYESELRIRQEAEAGSILLPESYYIGVLESDKPVDEHFLQNFRRIMDAYAGQRLLFQTAEQNRLIILFSFVFPVEGTERLSSFVQKLLRDMGTSEGCRLTAGCSPGYREYTSAAAAYREALQILEIKKLLPYHARELLLYEEIGFWAYLPAILEQKRSRTRRSALLYPLKEHDREHKSDFLKTLAVYLTLNGNLKESAAFLHIHTNTLMYRLNRIAEITGRSLKETDYRTSIYLDILTEETAQVNGWFQEAPGFKE, encoded by the coding sequence TTGACAGAATCAGAGCAAACATTTGACCGTTTTTTTGACAGCATGGAATCCCTGGCGGATACCATCAGCGAATCGCTTCAGTCGCAGGTGACGATTGAGGACAGCAACCATCATGTGATCGGGTACAGCTCCCATCAGTTTGAGAGCGACCCGGCGCGTATCTCGACCATTATCGGCAAAAGAGTTCCGAATACGGTGATTATAGGCCTCCGCAAGAAAGGGGTCATGCATGATCTGGAGAATACCAGCCATCCCATCCGCATTCCCGCAGTCATGGAGGTGGGTCTGGGCCCCCGCTTAGCCATGTGCATCAAACACCAGCAGGAGATTCTCGGCTACATCTGGGTGGTCGACCGCGGGAATCTCACCGAAGGCCATGCCGAACGAATTGTCGAAAAAGCCGCAGGCATTGCCGGGCGTTATCTGCTGAAGCAGCGGGGCTGGAAGATGAAGCAGGAGAAGACGTTCGAGGATTTCTTCTGGAAGCTGCTGACCTCGCATTATGAGAGTGAGCTGCGCATCCGCCAGGAGGCGGAGGCTGGTTCCATTCTGCTGCCGGAGAGCTATTATATCGGGGTACTGGAGAGCGACAAGCCGGTGGATGAGCATTTCCTGCAGAATTTCCGCCGGATTATGGATGCCTATGCCGGACAGCGGCTGCTGTTCCAGACTGCTGAGCAGAACCGGCTGATTATTCTGTTCTCGTTTGTATTTCCGGTGGAAGGGACGGAGCGGCTGTCCTCGTTCGTGCAGAAGCTGCTCCGCGATATGGGCACAAGCGAAGGCTGCAGGCTTACAGCCGGCTGCAGTCCGGGCTACCGCGAATATACTTCTGCGGCGGCGGCTTACCGCGAAGCGCTGCAGATTCTGGAGATCAAGAAGCTGCTGCCTTATCACGCCCGTGAGCTGCTGCTCTATGAAGAGATTGGCTTCTGGGCCTACCTTCCGGCCATTCTGGAGCAGAAACGCAGCCGGACACGGCGCAGCGCTCTGCTCTACCCGCTGAAGGAGCATGACCGCGAGCATAAGAGCGATTTCCTCAAGACCCTAGCCGTCTACCTGACGCTGAACGGGAATCTGAAGGAATCGGCCGCCTTTCTGCATATCCATACCAACACATTAATGTACCGGCTGAACCGGATCGCCGAGATTACAGGCAGGAGCCTGAAGGAAACGGATTACCGTACATCCATTTATCTCGATATTCTGACCGAGGAGACCGCGCAGGTGAATGGCTGGTTCCAGGAGGCCCCTGGGTTCAAGGAGTAA
- a CDS encoding carboxymuconolactone decarboxylase family protein gives MAQRVNYMQQSPELFKKFLDFSMALKNSSIEEKIEDLVSIRASQMNGCGFCLDMHVKQAKINGESELRLYHISIWRESTLFSPRERAALAWTEVLTKLPEHGVPDELYDRVRGQLSEQEISDLSFSVMAINAWNRVNVGFTTVPGSSDAAYGLTKAGLS, from the coding sequence ATGGCACAACGTGTGAATTATATGCAGCAGTCCCCGGAGCTTTTCAAGAAATTTCTCGATTTCAGCATGGCCTTGAAGAACAGCTCTATTGAGGAGAAAATTGAAGATCTGGTGTCCATCCGGGCTTCCCAGATGAACGGCTGCGGCTTCTGCCTGGACATGCATGTGAAGCAGGCCAAGATTAACGGCGAGAGTGAACTGCGTCTCTATCACATCTCTATCTGGCGGGAATCAACACTGTTCTCTCCGCGTGAACGGGCTGCACTCGCCTGGACGGAGGTACTGACCAAGCTGCCGGAGCATGGCGTGCCTGATGAGCTGTATGACCGTGTCCGTGGACAGCTGTCCGAGCAGGAAATCTCTGATCTGTCCTTCTCGGTTATGGCGATTAACGCCTGGAACCGGGTGAACGTGGGCTTCACAACCGTGCCGGGTTCATCTGATGCGGCCTATGGCTTGACTAAGGCTGGATTGTCGTAA
- a CDS encoding ABC transporter substrate-binding protein encodes MKKTRWIAGITSLVLIMGLATGCGNSSNSSAANNESPAKGNGATSASPVTLKMWGGVPPESGPQEVIDNWNKEHPEIQVEYVRYVNDDDGNLKLDTAMITGQDVDLFVNYTISHASKRVESGLALDLSTFTDYNIDEKMGVDAESWKIDGKYYGVPTTKSPFFIALNKEALDAANLPVPKEWTWNELREYAKKLKTGDQYGFIQNMEPFVDPIDSVLSQEGYTKADGTSNLDHPLVKQWLETLNGMMKDDKTTPPLGEQLTSKMPVEQVFLSGEVPMLNIGAWLLRSSNNFTDFPRDFTIAFAPVPRLTEAADDYVSRGGLGDYISINAKSKKQEAAWEFLKWYSDGGMSPMAAGGRLPASKDANQDDALKSLIGDKSDSYDLDSLMYVMFDNQTPTYVRSLPQEVMDLRSQEYEKYFLDSQSLDQTVQAMVTRHNEYLKQNK; translated from the coding sequence TTGAAAAAAACACGCTGGATCGCCGGAATTACATCACTCGTTCTTATAATGGGCCTGGCTACAGGCTGCGGTAACAGCAGCAATTCATCTGCAGCCAATAATGAAAGCCCTGCCAAAGGCAATGGGGCAACATCTGCAAGCCCGGTAACCCTCAAAATGTGGGGCGGCGTTCCGCCGGAATCCGGCCCGCAGGAGGTCATTGATAACTGGAACAAGGAGCATCCCGAAATCCAGGTAGAATATGTACGCTATGTTAATGACGACGACGGGAACCTCAAGCTGGATACAGCCATGATTACCGGGCAGGATGTAGATTTATTCGTGAATTACACGATCTCCCATGCCTCCAAACGGGTAGAATCGGGCCTGGCGCTGGATCTAAGTACCTTTACCGATTACAATATCGACGAGAAAATGGGCGTTGACGCGGAGAGCTGGAAGATTGACGGCAAGTATTACGGCGTTCCCACTACCAAAAGCCCGTTCTTCATCGCGTTGAACAAAGAGGCTCTTGACGCGGCTAACCTGCCGGTTCCGAAGGAATGGACCTGGAATGAGCTGCGTGAATACGCGAAGAAGCTGAAGACCGGCGACCAGTACGGATTCATTCAGAATATGGAGCCGTTCGTGGACCCTATCGACTCCGTGCTCTCCCAGGAGGGCTACACTAAGGCGGACGGCACCTCCAATCTGGATCATCCGCTCGTCAAGCAGTGGCTGGAAACCCTGAACGGAATGATGAAGGACGATAAGACCACACCGCCGCTTGGCGAGCAATTGACGTCCAAAATGCCGGTCGAGCAGGTGTTCCTCAGCGGAGAGGTACCGATGCTCAATATCGGGGCGTGGCTGCTGCGCAGCTCGAATAACTTCACGGATTTCCCGCGTGATTTCACCATCGCCTTCGCGCCGGTACCCCGGCTCACCGAAGCTGCGGATGATTATGTGTCCCGCGGGGGATTAGGCGATTATATCTCCATTAATGCCAAGTCCAAGAAGCAGGAAGCGGCTTGGGAATTCCTGAAATGGTATTCCGATGGCGGCATGTCGCCGATGGCAGCAGGCGGAAGACTGCCGGCTTCGAAGGATGCCAATCAGGATGATGCGTTGAAAAGTCTCATTGGCGACAAAAGCGATTCCTACGATCTGGATTCCCTGATGTATGTCATGTTCGACAATCAGACGCCGACCTATGTACGCAGCCTGCCTCAGGAGGTTATGGATCTGCGCTCACAGGAATACGAGAAATACTTCCTTGATTCACAGTCGCTGGATCAGACGGTGCAGGCGATGGTAACCCGGCATAACGAGTATCTGAAGCAGAATAAGTAA
- a CDS encoding carbohydrate ABC transporter permease — protein sequence MKASWMKRQQYLGYLFIGPNMIGVILFFIIPAVYSFYLMFTDYKFMSTHTKFIGLANIQRMLGDEVFYIAIKNTLLFLVSVPVSIGLAFIVAVVLNRSVYLKKLLRALYFMPYITSGVAVAFVWMLLFHPNNGPINGILRSVGIANPPGWLSTMETSMYAIDIIWIWFMLGYNMIIYLAALQEVSGELLEAAKIDGARTWQTVRSILWPLVSPTTFLLLITGLIMSIKQFGIIQAITQGGPGNSTTVLSLFIYQNAFRYYEMGYASAVSWALFLIILIVTVIQWLGQKRWVHY from the coding sequence GTGAAGGCATCCTGGATGAAGCGGCAGCAGTACCTGGGCTATCTGTTTATCGGGCCAAATATGATTGGCGTGATTTTATTTTTCATCATACCTGCCGTCTATTCTTTCTATCTCATGTTTACAGACTATAAGTTTATGAGTACCCATACCAAATTCATCGGGCTGGCCAACATTCAGCGGATGCTGGGGGATGAGGTATTCTATATCGCCATCAAGAACACACTGCTGTTCCTGGTCTCCGTCCCGGTATCGATCGGCCTCGCGTTCATCGTTGCCGTTGTGCTGAACCGATCCGTGTATTTGAAAAAGCTGCTCCGCGCCCTGTACTTCATGCCTTATATTACAAGCGGCGTCGCTGTAGCCTTTGTCTGGATGCTGCTGTTTCATCCGAACAACGGGCCGATTAACGGTATTCTCCGCTCGGTCGGCATCGCGAATCCACCCGGCTGGCTGTCAACCATGGAAACCTCCATGTATGCGATTGACATCATCTGGATCTGGTTCATGCTCGGCTATAACATGATTATCTATCTGGCCGCCCTGCAGGAAGTGTCCGGCGAGCTGCTGGAAGCCGCCAAAATCGACGGCGCCCGCACCTGGCAGACCGTCCGCAGTATCCTGTGGCCGCTGGTTAGTCCGACCACCTTCCTGCTGCTGATTACCGGACTGATTATGTCGATCAAGCAGTTCGGGATCATTCAGGCGATCACGCAAGGCGGACCGGGGAACAGCACCACCGTGTTATCTTTGTTCATCTATCAGAATGCCTTCCGCTATTACGAAATGGGCTATGCTTCAGCGGTCTCCTGGGCCCTGTTCCTGATCATTCTGATTGTCACCGTGATTCAATGGCTGGGCCAGAAACGCTGGGTTCACTACTAA
- a CDS encoding class I SAM-dependent methyltransferase gives MKDSISSTGSSASSGSLWEQADADQYVQNISRKIPGYQLQYDLMDTLITALMDKLNHPELLIVGAGGGQEILQLGRSHPDWIFSGLDTSQGMLLAAEQRLGAAGMVDRVRLHHTEISSWNCSRQYDAATCMLVLHFVKGWENKLALLRSIAGRLKPGAPLCLSAINGEPASPAWRIQMAGWRLHMLGNGIEQDQWQAFEQSFGVTSHPLPAEEMERLLREAGFTGMSRFFGSYLIDGWVAVKVPDNA, from the coding sequence ATGAAAGACAGCATAAGCAGTACAGGCAGCTCAGCTAGCTCAGGCAGTCTCTGGGAGCAGGCGGACGCAGATCAATACGTTCAGAATATAAGCCGCAAAATCCCCGGCTATCAGCTGCAGTATGATCTGATGGATACGCTGATAACGGCGCTGATGGATAAGCTGAACCATCCCGAACTGCTGATCGTCGGAGCAGGCGGAGGACAGGAAATTCTGCAGCTCGGCCGTTCCCATCCTGATTGGATCTTCAGTGGGCTGGATACTTCGCAGGGAATGCTCCTGGCTGCTGAACAGCGGCTTGGCGCAGCAGGTATGGTGGACAGAGTACGACTGCATCATACGGAGATAAGTTCCTGGAATTGTAGCAGACAGTACGATGCTGCGACCTGCATGCTGGTGCTGCATTTTGTGAAAGGGTGGGAGAACAAGCTGGCGCTGCTCCGTTCCATTGCCGGGCGGCTTAAGCCGGGAGCGCCGCTGTGTCTTTCCGCAATCAACGGGGAGCCGGCTTCCCCCGCATGGCGGATTCAGATGGCCGGCTGGAGGCTGCATATGCTGGGTAACGGCATTGAACAAGACCAGTGGCAGGCCTTCGAGCAATCGTTCGGCGTGACCTCGCACCCGCTTCCGGCCGAAGAGATGGAACGGCTGCTGCGGGAGGCCGGGTTCACGGGGATGTCACGATTCTTCGGCTCCTATCTGATTGACGGCTGGGTGGCCGTGAAGGTGCCGGACAATGCGTGA